The Panicum virgatum strain AP13 chromosome 3N, P.virgatum_v5, whole genome shotgun sequence genome includes the window CCCTGATTTGTAGCGCATAGGAAGTAACTTATCATTGTCTTACACAAGATAGGCAAGTAACCAGTTCCTGATTTGCATGAAGGAAGTAACTAAACTTTTATTTACATCAGATAGGAAGTAATTTGCCCCTGACTTGGAACATGTATGAAGTAACTAAACATTTATTCACATCTGATAGAAAGTAACTTGTCCTTGATTTGAAACTTGGTAGGAAGTAACTGAATATTTATTTACATCAGATAGGAAGTAGCTTGTCCCTTATTTGAAATTCAATTGGAAATTacttatcaataaatttacatGAAAATAAAGTAGctttgtttctattttttctttttttctccatgCCTAGTTTGACTCCGTcaaatagatggtatgtttgtgtttttttattattttttccttttcagcAAAGCTGGTTTTTAAGAAAGACACTAGATATGCACCATGAACCCAACCCATAATTCCGTTGGCACTGCTGAAGAGCAGTCCACCAGCAAAAATAAAGATGATAAGTTGAAGGAAAAGCTCAGGCCAATTCCTATCAAGATGAAGAAAGCAAATTAAGGCACTTCTGCTGTTGGTGATGTACTGATGTAaaaaaaccaagaaaaagcttCAGGTTTGTTTCTATCACATGTTGCCACTATTTTAGTAGTGAGGTGCAATGTGAACCTTCTGTCACTAAGAAGTCTGATCAGAGCCTTTGCAACAATGGAAAACAACAGTTGAGCAgtaaaaataaattaaagttGACAAGTTGAAATACAATCTGAGGCCCCTGGCCACTAGGATGAAGAGAGTAAATGAAGATGCTTCTTTTATTTTCAGGAAATAATACTTTTTAAGCTGTATCCTGATATGATTGATTACCATCATTTGTATGTTAAATATACTGATGTACCCAGCAGTGGCTGGAAGCAAAATATGATGTGCAAACAAATGTGTAGTGGGTTTTCTATATTACTTGGCAAGTTCCATCAAGAATTTCACCAGCCAACAACCTGACCAACCATGAACTGAGtgataatgaagaagataagGAAGAAAATGGTGACATTAAGATGACTGAGTAATGTCTTCAGATGAAGtaaaaggagaaaggaaactTTATCCTCTCTTCAAGGATTGCTGTAAGATCTTTCTCTGTCTCTCCCCCCTCTCCCTCTGCGCCTCTTCATCTGCTTTATACTATGAAATGCAGAGGTAACTTGTCACTATTTGGGTTAATTAGGAAGTAACTTCGATATTATTTATCTATTTTATCAGGTGAAGATTATAAGGATTTAGATGCCCAAGAGACAGAAGTAGCTTTTTtttaggggagggggagggggacatGGACATGTATGCAGTACTATTTTCTTGTTACAGATGCAAAATTCCTTGCGGAGTTGATTGCCAGGCTGTTTGTGGAAAAGACACATTCACATAGTTCTATAAGGTGTTTGTAGGATATGCAACACATCCTCATAATGCACTAGTTAATTTCTCTGAATTTGAATCACTTATGTTAAATTTTATAAGAATTATTTTGTGTTGTTGAATAGAATCTGGACCTGTCTATCTACATTGGATGGATGCTTCTATCTCCATTTTGTTGTTCATTCTgttgctttcttctttcttaCTTTTTGTCCTCCTAACTTGTGGTTTGATGCAGATCGTTGTCTGGGTCTGTTGTTACTTCCATGGCTCAGTTAGATTTTTGTACATTGGATCTATCATTTTTGGCGCCGAATTGTTTTTTCGTCATGCTAGATAGGTGCTCCGCACGGGCCGCTTGCGCGAAGCTAGCAGCACTAGAACCATGTCACGTGCGTGTGCAAGGGGGATTGTTTTCTTTTCCGGGGAGGAATAATTGTTTTTCCATTTTCGGTGCATGCATAGTTGCTAAATATGGTAACCAGTGAGGCTCTCCGCTTAGCACTAAGTGGAGAGGGCTCTCCACGTAGTTTACCCCTCGTTCGGCCATTTCAGTTGTTTGTGGGGGCAATTCCCTCAATACCATTAAAATTTTAGCCAATTTTTTAATTGCTATTGACTCCACATGTCAGACTCAAAAAAAATCCTTTCAATGCCATTTAGTGACATTTAAGAGATTTGGCGAAAATTTTAATGACATTCAGAGAATTAACTCTTGTTTGTGTTGTGTCGTGAGCGGCTTAGGCTCAGCGCTACCAACCAGGCCCTCGTGGAGTTGAGTGTCGGCCTAGCCAAATTGGTTGATCCAGCCCACCAGCCCATAAAAATTGGCCCACAAGCCCAGCCACGCCTACACGCCGAACAAAAGGCCCACGCTCGCAACCCGCTTTGTGGCGGCCGACGCATCTCACCGTACTGACTACTGAGCGGGCTCCCAAGCTTCCCaaaccatggcggcggcgaaccTGCTCTCGcgctccctcctccccgccctaaaccctagcccgTCCGCCCGCCGGAAccgcggcagcgccgccgccgccgcctccttccccCGGCCCCGCTGTCTCCACGGCCGCCTGTCCTCCGTGCGCGCCTCCGTCTCCACGGCCAccccttccccgccgccgcagcctgcggcggcggcggcggcggcggcggcggccgcgccgaaGCACTGCTTCAGCCGCGGCGCCGACGGGTACCTGTACTGCGAGGGGGTTCGGGTGGAGgacgcgatggcggcggcggcgcggagccccTTCTACCTCTACAGCAAGCCGCAGGTCCTCCGCAACTTCGCCGCCTACCGCGAGGCACTGCAGGGGCTCCGCTCCGTCGTGGGGTACGCCGTCAAGGCCAACAACAACCTCCCCGTGCTGCGCCTCCTGCGCGAGctcggctgcggcgccgtgctcGTCAGTGGCAACGAGCTCCGCCTCGCGCTCCAAGCGGGTTTCGAACCGACCAGGTGCTGCTCTTGCTCCTACATTACTACTTCCTGGGATGGAATGGGTCATTGAGCAAATGCGTTTGCACTTGCATTTAATATTCTGAAGACGAACTAACTGTATTCAATCTGTATTTTGAAGATCAGGTGTATATTTAacggaaatgggaagacattgGAAGATCTCATGTTAGCTGCTGAGAGCGGGGTATTTGTAAATGTGGACAGCGAATTTGATTTGGAGAATATTGTCAGAGCTGCAAGGGCTACAGGAAAGAGAGTGCCTGTTTTGCTTAGAATAAATCCAGATGTGGATCCGCAGGTATGATACCCTCTAACACTCTCCAAAACACACAGGCATGTGTATGCACCTGTGGCCACTGAGATTATTTAGTTGATTTTTCTTGCACTATGCCCTTTGCGTTGTTTTGAGTGGGATACCTTTTGTTGGTTTAACTGTGAGTGTTgactttttttctttaaatagCTTGATGATCTTGTAGACAACCACCGCCCCAGTCCTGACTAAACAACCACACTGTGTCTGTTTTAACTTTGAACAACCACCACCACAAGGCCTTCTAATCCCAAGCGATTccgggtaggctagagatgaaacctaaCAAGAGCCCCAAACGAGAGCAAAGAACAAACTAGTTGTTAGTAATGGTAATTATAGTAAAGGAGTTTTCATCTTAGAAAAGTTTTGGAGTTATATACCTACATAAGATATCATTCAATGATTGGGGaagttcagttttttttttatttttttaatacaaaAATTGAACTTTTCTATCAACAGGTACATCCGTATGTTGCCACTGGAAATAAAACATCCAAATTCGGGATCCGCAATGAGAAATTGCAATGGTTTCTGGACTCTATCAAGTCATACTCGAATGATATGAAGTTGGTTGGTGTTCATTGTCATCTGGGGTCTACTATTACAAAGGTAATGTCTTGTTCTTTTTATATAGTATTTCTCTTAAATATTACTATAAATGTAATGTCTAGCGTTTGCTGTGTGAGCTTGATTGGAGTGGTAAACTGTACCTTTTTCTGCCATAATGGGCAAGATATTGTTTGAGATGAACAGTCACTTTGTAGAAAGCTGTTATGTTTTTTCTGTCCCAGTGAACAATGATCCTGTTACATAATGTCACCCTTTAACAATAGATGCACCCTCTTTTGGGTAGTCCCTGAGAGGCAGGGACGACAGGAGAGGGGGTGAGGACAAGGACAAGGAGTGAATATTAGAAATTGATATTTATTAAATGCCAATTATATCCATTTAGTTTTAGAAACTTAAAACTATATTTGCATGCCTGAAGTCCCTTATAGAACCTGTAACAAGGATAGATGTCTGGGCTATCACACTGCCATAACAATGCCCTAATTGATATGTGATCTCAGAACAATTCTTATTTACTTGTTCACTTCAAAACTAGAAAGTTGAATTGTCTTTCACTGCCTCCAGACCACATTTGCACCTTTCTCTGTCACTGTTTCATGTTGAACTGCCAAGTTTGTGAGTTTTGTTAATTCTGAAATATTGAAGTTGCTATTGTCTTATAGTGAAGTCCGAAATTTTCAATAATACAATGGTGGTCTGTAGCTAAATATAGCATTATTCTCCACGAAATATCATGTTTAATGTGAGGCAAGTATGGAATATGCAGCATGTGCCAGAAATTTGATGCATTGATATCAACGTAAAAAATAAGCCTGCGTTTTATTAGCAAGTTGTGTGAGGATGACCATGTGATGGCTCAATTATTTTGAAATTAATATGCATATTGACTGAATCAAGAGGTATATCTTCCATGTACTAATATGCTCATTTTAGTAAATATTGTTTCAATTATTTTGCTTAAGCAAAGTGGTCTGATACGGACTAGTGTTACCTTTTTGTCAAAAGGACCCTTAAGTGCAAGGTGGCTTGTGCCTTGAAAACTGAAGTTGCACATTATTGGTTTGAGCTGAGTAACCTTTTGAGCTTGGTGTCACTCGTGGAGAACTTTTAAGTTCTCAAACTATTTTACTCCTCTTTGTTGACATGACTGTATTCTGTCATTCTGTGTAGTATACCTGTTTCTTTCTTACATCTGAAGTGTTGTTCCTTTTTTATTAGGTTGATATATTCAGAGATGCTGCAGTTCTTATGGTAAATTTTGTTGATGAAATTCGAGCACAAGGTTTTGAGTTGGAGTACCTGAACATCGGAGGTGGTTTGGGAATAGATTACCACCACACCGATGCAGTCTTGCCTACACCTATGGATCTCATCAACACTGTAAGATCAACATCTTTAACATGTTTCTGATTCATA containing:
- the LOC120666810 gene encoding probable diaminopimelate decarboxylase, chloroplastic, translated to MAAANLLSRSLLPALNPSPSARRNRGSAAAAASFPRPRCLHGRLSSVRASVSTATPSPPPQPAAAAAAAAAAAPKHCFSRGADGYLYCEGVRVEDAMAAAARSPFYLYSKPQVLRNFAAYREALQGLRSVVGYAVKANNNLPVLRLLRELGCGAVLVSGNELRLALQAGFEPTRCIFNGNGKTLEDLMLAAESGVFVNVDSEFDLENIVRAARATGKRVPVLLRINPDVDPQVHPYVATGNKTSKFGIRNEKLQWFLDSIKSYSNDMKLVGVHCHLGSTITKVDIFRDAAVLMVNFVDEIRAQGFELEYLNIGGGLGIDYHHTDAVLPTPMDLINTVRELVLSRDLTLIIEPGRSLIANTCCFVNRVTGVKSNGTKNFIVVDGSMAELIRPSLYGAYQHIELVSPPSPGAEVATFDIVGPVCESADFLGKDRELPTPDEGAGLVVHDAGAYCMSMASTYNLKLRPPEYWVEEDGSIVKIRHQEKLDDYMKFFDGLPA